One genomic segment of Trichococcus shcherbakoviae includes these proteins:
- a CDS encoding DnaD domain-containing protein, with product MSYNELTKWIESGQTLIPNFLLQNYKRIGLADTEFIFVLQLKAYIDKNIPFPNLALIAENMGIAEKDVFSLLHNLMQKQMILMETKNDLAGKVEDSYSLDPIYQRLFQLMERSEKKQPIQQQGKNIMTMFEQEFGRNLSPIEMQTIASWIDMDHYPLELIESALKEAVLNRVYSLKYIDRILLAWEKKNIKSVKDLIQQQSTRPQSNQDKFDEKARTDAPMEVPLYNWLDTDADA from the coding sequence ATGTCATACAACGAATTAACCAAATGGATCGAATCAGGGCAGACGCTGATCCCTAATTTTTTGCTGCAGAACTACAAAAGGATCGGGCTTGCGGATACGGAATTCATCTTCGTGCTGCAGCTGAAGGCTTACATCGATAAGAACATACCGTTTCCGAATCTGGCACTGATCGCCGAAAATATGGGCATTGCCGAAAAGGATGTCTTTTCCTTGCTGCATAATCTGATGCAGAAGCAAATGATCTTGATGGAGACGAAAAATGATCTCGCCGGCAAAGTGGAGGATTCCTATTCCTTGGATCCGATCTATCAACGGCTTTTCCAATTGATGGAACGTTCAGAGAAAAAACAGCCCATCCAGCAACAAGGTAAGAATATCATGACCATGTTCGAGCAGGAATTCGGGCGGAACTTGTCGCCCATCGAGATGCAGACCATTGCGAGCTGGATCGATATGGACCACTATCCGCTCGAATTGATCGAATCAGCCTTGAAAGAAGCGGTGTTGAATCGCGTCTACAGCCTTAAATACATCGACCGCATTCTGTTGGCCTGGGAGAAGAAAAACATCAAAAGCGTAAAAGATCTGATCCAGCAGCAATCGACGCGGCCCCAAAGCAATCAGGACAAGTTCGATGAAAAAGCAAGAACGGATGCGCCGATGGAAGTGCCGCTGTACAATTGGCTGGACACTGACGCGGACGCATAG
- the nth gene encoding endonuclease III produces the protein MLSKRKTVEALNEMAVLFPNAQCELLHQNVFQLLIATLLSAQATDVSVNKVTPSLFGRFPTPEAFVAAPLESIMQEIRTIGLYRNKAANIQKCCKMLLEDFSGEVPRTLEELTKLPGVGRKTANVVMSVGFHIPAIAVDTHVERISKRLRIAPQKASVLEVEELLMKKIPKERWSDAHHQMIFFGRYHCTARNPKCDVCPLLSMCQEGQKRLGLK, from the coding sequence ATGTTATCGAAAAGAAAGACTGTAGAAGCTCTGAATGAGATGGCGGTGCTGTTCCCGAACGCGCAGTGCGAACTGTTGCATCAGAACGTGTTTCAGCTTTTGATTGCGACACTTCTCAGTGCCCAGGCAACGGATGTTTCCGTCAACAAAGTGACGCCTAGCCTGTTCGGCCGCTTCCCCACGCCCGAGGCTTTCGTTGCGGCCCCGCTCGAGTCGATCATGCAAGAAATCAGGACGATCGGCTTATACAGGAACAAAGCCGCCAATATCCAAAAATGCTGCAAAATGCTGCTGGAGGACTTCAGCGGCGAAGTGCCGCGCACTCTTGAGGAACTGACCAAGTTGCCCGGAGTGGGGCGCAAAACAGCAAATGTCGTCATGAGTGTCGGTTTCCATATCCCGGCAATCGCGGTGGATACCCATGTGGAACGGATATCCAAACGACTGCGGATCGCTCCCCAGAAAGCATCGGTTCTGGAAGTGGAAGAGTTGCTGATGAAAAAAATTCCGAAGGAGCGATGGTCCGATGCGCATCACCAGATGATCTTCTTCGGCAGGTATCATTGCACAGCCAGAAACCCCAAGTGCGACGTTTGCCCGTTGCTTTCGATGTGCCAGGAAGGGCAGAAGCGTTTGGGTTTGAAATGA
- a CDS encoding PBP1A family penicillin-binding protein, translating into MPNEGNNTRSRANNRKKNGTTQGPRKTAVKAKKKTKAKKTGMPLWKKIFFGVLALGIIGLASGAGLFFYYVSSAPELTEEKLVGTVASTILDADGNEIKEIGGNDQNRTLITAEEIPQVLKDAIVSIEDQRFYDHNGVDPIRIIGALFANLQQGGISQGGSTITQQLIKLSYFSTSSEDQTLERKAQEAWMSMQLEREYTKDEILAFYINKVYMSNNVYGMGTAAEYFFGKSITDVTLAEAATLAGMPQAPSLYDPINNPTDTQARRDLVLDMMVENEKITAEASAEAKTVQIEGSIIDHTGDVNTSLVIDPYIQLVIDEVTEKTGLDVYEGGLTITTNIDMDAQQHLYDIVNTYDYIDFPDDLLQTGVSMVDVNTGAIQAVIGGRNQNVQLGLNRASTLERSIGSTMKPLAVYGPAIEYLDYSTGTLVVDEEYSYSDGSEINNYDNEYKGDQTIREALVDSRNIPALKTFQEVGADNAFSFLQKLGITITNDDQEYLVESNAIGGEATPIELSAAYAAFANGGTYYEPYTVQSVTTAEGEEFTFEPTGTEAMKESTAYMITDMLKDVITEGTATNAQISGLPQAGKTGTTNYTDDELAAVGGTNVPYAAPDAWFAGYSTSYSISVWVGYDNSKEYGNFLDYQTQSLTRDIYRELMSYVSEDTDYSDWTLPSSVSQVSIEKYTDPIMKPGPNTPSSLIATELFVKGTEPTSTSKKYGVTLLAPSGLKASYDTDKDELTVEWDKYSASGTDSNAQAQYTVTAGGASETTTDTKVVIDNPDKGTITISLLVKVGSSTSPASTIQLTIADPAQESSEEDSKDDEASDSSSSSSSSAESDQASSAAQDDDETNQNP; encoded by the coding sequence ATGCCGAATGAAGGCAATAATACACGATCACGCGCAAACAACAGGAAGAAGAACGGAACAACGCAGGGCCCACGCAAAACGGCCGTGAAAGCGAAAAAGAAAACGAAGGCTAAGAAAACCGGGATGCCGCTCTGGAAGAAAATTTTCTTCGGTGTTTTGGCCTTGGGGATTATCGGACTCGCTTCCGGAGCAGGTCTCTTCTTCTACTATGTTTCTTCCGCTCCCGAACTGACCGAAGAGAAGTTGGTCGGAACGGTGGCATCGACCATTTTGGACGCGGACGGAAACGAAATCAAGGAAATCGGCGGAAACGATCAGAACCGGACTTTGATCACCGCTGAAGAAATCCCGCAAGTCTTGAAGGACGCCATCGTATCGATAGAGGATCAGCGTTTCTACGATCATAATGGCGTCGATCCGATCCGGATCATCGGCGCCCTGTTCGCGAACCTCCAGCAAGGCGGCATCTCGCAAGGCGGCAGCACCATCACCCAGCAATTGATAAAATTATCCTATTTTTCGACCAGTTCCGAAGACCAGACATTGGAACGTAAGGCGCAGGAAGCCTGGATGTCCATGCAGCTGGAACGCGAATATACGAAAGACGAGATTTTGGCATTCTACATCAACAAAGTCTACATGTCCAACAACGTCTACGGCATGGGTACAGCCGCTGAATACTTTTTCGGCAAATCCATCACCGATGTGACGCTCGCCGAAGCAGCCACTTTGGCGGGCATGCCGCAAGCCCCTTCCCTGTATGACCCGATCAACAATCCAACGGACACGCAAGCCAGACGCGACCTTGTTCTGGATATGATGGTCGAGAACGAAAAAATCACAGCCGAAGCAAGCGCTGAAGCTAAGACGGTCCAAATAGAAGGCAGCATCATCGATCACACCGGCGATGTCAACACATCACTGGTGATTGACCCTTATATCCAACTCGTCATCGATGAAGTCACGGAGAAAACCGGCTTGGACGTCTACGAAGGCGGACTGACGATTACGACCAACATCGATATGGATGCGCAGCAACATCTGTACGATATCGTGAATACCTACGACTATATCGATTTCCCTGACGATCTGCTGCAGACCGGCGTTTCCATGGTCGATGTCAACACCGGCGCCATCCAAGCGGTCATCGGTGGGCGCAACCAGAATGTCCAGCTTGGGCTCAATCGCGCCTCCACACTTGAGCGCAGCATCGGTTCGACAATGAAACCATTGGCGGTCTACGGACCGGCAATCGAATACTTGGATTACTCGACAGGCACATTGGTCGTCGACGAGGAATACAGTTACTCTGACGGCAGCGAAATCAACAACTACGACAACGAGTACAAAGGCGACCAGACCATCCGCGAAGCGTTGGTCGATTCGCGCAACATTCCGGCATTGAAGACTTTCCAGGAAGTCGGCGCGGATAACGCCTTTTCGTTCCTGCAAAAATTGGGCATCACAATCACAAACGATGACCAGGAATATTTGGTTGAATCCAATGCCATCGGCGGCGAAGCGACACCGATCGAGCTTTCTGCAGCTTATGCCGCCTTCGCCAACGGGGGCACTTACTACGAGCCTTATACAGTCCAATCCGTAACGACTGCTGAAGGTGAAGAATTCACCTTCGAACCGACCGGAACCGAAGCGATGAAGGAATCCACGGCCTACATGATCACCGATATGCTGAAGGACGTCATCACTGAGGGAACGGCTACGAACGCCCAGATATCCGGCTTGCCTCAGGCCGGCAAAACCGGTACAACCAACTACACGGATGATGAATTGGCCGCAGTCGGCGGGACAAACGTACCTTATGCCGCTCCTGATGCCTGGTTTGCCGGATATTCGACAAGCTATTCCATTTCGGTATGGGTCGGTTATGACAATTCCAAGGAATACGGAAACTTTTTGGATTACCAGACACAAAGTCTGACGCGCGATATCTATCGTGAGTTGATGTCCTACGTTTCCGAGGATACCGATTATTCCGATTGGACGCTGCCTTCATCGGTCAGCCAGGTCTCAATCGAAAAGTACACTGATCCGATCATGAAGCCCGGCCCAAATACGCCTAGCAGCCTGATCGCCACAGAACTTTTCGTCAAAGGAACGGAACCTACTTCCACTTCCAAGAAATACGGTGTGACGCTGTTGGCGCCTTCCGGTTTGAAGGCCAGCTACGATACCGATAAGGACGAATTGACCGTCGAATGGGATAAATATTCAGCCAGCGGCACCGACTCCAACGCACAAGCGCAATACACGGTGACAGCAGGCGGCGCATCCGAAACGACAACAGATACCAAAGTCGTCATTGATAATCCTGATAAAGGCACAATCACGATTTCGTTGCTCGTCAAAGTCGGCTCAAGCACATCACCTGCTTCAACCATCCAGTTGACCATCGCCGATCCGGCGCAAGAATCGTCCGAAGAGGATTCCAAAGACGACGAAGCAAGCGACTCTTCATCATCATCCAGCTCTTCAGCGGAAAGCGATCAAGCATCCTCCGCCGCACAGGATGACGATGAAACAAACCAGAATCCATAA
- the recU gene encoding Holliday junction resolvase RecU has translation MAVNYPNGKKFHAESHIPKTAKRKDFVYSNRGMTLEEEINSSNEHYLSSGKAVIHKKPTPIQVVKVDYPKRSAAVIKEAYYRQSSTTDYNGVYKGLYLDFEAKETKNKTAIPLSNFHEHQIVHMKRCIQQQGVTFVLIRFSCFNRVFLLDSSYLIDFWENTLNNGRKSIPLAFIEDNGIEVAYGFNPRLDYLDAVDKMLERTIK, from the coding sequence GTGGCCGTAAATTATCCGAACGGCAAAAAGTTCCATGCCGAGTCGCATATACCGAAAACTGCAAAGAGGAAAGACTTCGTATACAGCAACCGGGGAATGACGCTTGAAGAAGAAATCAACAGCAGCAATGAGCATTACCTTTCATCAGGGAAAGCCGTCATCCACAAAAAACCGACGCCTATCCAAGTCGTCAAAGTGGATTACCCCAAAAGAAGCGCAGCCGTCATAAAAGAAGCCTATTATCGGCAATCCTCCACTACCGACTACAATGGCGTCTATAAAGGGCTATACCTGGACTTTGAGGCCAAAGAAACAAAAAATAAGACAGCCATACCTTTGAGCAACTTCCACGAGCACCAGATCGTCCACATGAAAAGGTGCATCCAACAGCAGGGGGTCACGTTCGTACTGATTCGGTTTTCCTGCTTTAACCGCGTTTTTTTACTGGACAGTTCCTATCTGATTGACTTTTGGGAGAATACATTGAATAATGGCCGTAAATCGATTCCATTGGCTTTTATTGAAGACAACGGGATTGAAGTAGCATACGGATTCAATCCTCGACTGGATTATCTGGATGCAGTGGATAAAATGCTTGAACGCACAATCAAATAA
- the tig gene encoding trigger factor produces MTANWEKTGTNDGVLTFEISEEIIKQEMDKVFNKVKKNVSVPGFRKGKVPRHVFNNIYGEESLFEDALNGALPDAYSQAIEEAGLDPVSQPKIDIKSMEKGQPWVIAAEVTVKPEVKLGEYKNLTVEKQDRIVTDEDVENNLKEKQERQAELVLKEEGAELGDTAVIDYEGFVDGVAFEGGKDQNHSLELGSNQFIPGFEEQLVGVKAGEEKDVVVTFPEDYQAEDLKGKEATFKVIVHEIKTKQLPALDDEFAKDVDEEVASLDELKAKIRKELEESKTAAADEAVQDLALRQAVANAEIVELPHVMVHDEVHRQMDLFLNDMQRQGISPELYYQITGTTEKDLHVQMEADADERTKTSLVLEQIIKDENIVVSEEEIAAEIEELAKQYNMDADRVRGLVSPDMLTNDIQMKKAMSIITDSAIEA; encoded by the coding sequence ATGACTGCAAACTGGGAAAAAACAGGCACTAACGATGGTGTCTTAACATTTGAAATTTCAGAAGAAATCATCAAACAAGAAATGGATAAGGTCTTCAACAAAGTGAAAAAGAACGTTTCCGTTCCTGGATTCCGTAAGGGTAAAGTTCCTCGTCACGTCTTCAACAATATCTATGGTGAAGAGTCTTTATTCGAAGATGCATTGAATGGCGCTTTGCCTGATGCTTATTCACAAGCAATCGAAGAAGCTGGATTGGATCCTGTTTCTCAACCAAAAATTGACATCAAGAGCATGGAAAAAGGCCAACCTTGGGTAATCGCTGCTGAAGTTACAGTGAAACCTGAAGTGAAGCTTGGAGAATACAAAAATCTTACAGTTGAAAAACAAGACCGCATCGTTACAGATGAGGATGTAGAAAACAACTTGAAGGAAAAACAAGAGCGTCAAGCTGAATTGGTCCTTAAAGAAGAAGGCGCAGAACTTGGCGACACAGCTGTAATCGACTACGAAGGATTCGTTGACGGTGTGGCTTTTGAAGGCGGCAAAGATCAAAACCATTCTTTAGAATTGGGATCTAATCAATTCATCCCAGGTTTCGAAGAACAATTGGTCGGCGTTAAAGCTGGAGAAGAAAAAGACGTTGTCGTGACTTTCCCTGAAGATTATCAAGCTGAAGATCTTAAAGGTAAAGAAGCTACGTTTAAAGTGATTGTACACGAAATCAAAACAAAACAATTACCTGCTTTGGATGACGAATTCGCAAAAGACGTCGACGAAGAAGTAGCGTCATTGGACGAATTGAAAGCTAAAATCCGCAAGGAATTGGAAGAAAGCAAAACGGCTGCAGCTGACGAAGCTGTTCAGGACCTAGCTTTGAGACAAGCAGTTGCCAATGCTGAAATCGTTGAATTGCCGCACGTAATGGTTCACGATGAAGTGCACCGTCAAATGGATCTTTTCCTGAATGATATGCAACGTCAAGGAATCTCTCCTGAATTGTACTACCAAATCACAGGTACTACAGAAAAAGACTTGCACGTCCAAATGGAAGCTGATGCTGATGAACGCACGAAAACATCACTAGTATTGGAACAAATCATCAAAGATGAAAACATCGTCGTTTCTGAAGAAGAAATTGCTGCAGAAATCGAAGAACTAGCAAAACAATACAACATGGATGCGGACCGTGTCCGTGGATTGGTCAGCCCTGATATGTTGACCAACGATATCCAAATGAAAAAAGCGATGAGCATCATCACTGATTCAGCAATCGAAGCATAA